The window CCTGACCGTTAACGTCCTGATGGAGCTCAAGAAGCTCCGCACAAGGGTCGGAACCACTATCCTTGCAGCCGCCGTTGTTGACGATGTCTTGGGTATAATAATCCTTACAATCCTTGTGGCCATCAATACGAAGGGCACAGTCTATGCGAAAGACATAGAAATAATCCTCATGGAAATAGCAGCATTTTTTGTTTTGAGCTATCTGTTTGGTAAGAGAGCCATTAAAAAGCTCTTGAATACTTCTCATAGGATAAACCTCCCTGAGACTGTCACCACGGTTGCACTTGTCGTGATGCTCTTCTTTGCATATCTGGCAGAATACTTCCAGATAGCAGCCATAACCGGGGCATACTTGGCCGGAATCCTCGTTGCCGGGAGTGGGGATGCCCGTAAGATAACGGACAAAATAATCACCATTGGCTATGCATTCTTTATCCCCATCTTTCTTGTAGGGGTAGGCGCAGAGACCAACGCCAAGGTCATTTTCACTGCGGGAACTTTCGCTTTCGTTTATTCCCTCCTGGCAGTCATCGGCAAGGTTCTTGGCTGCGGTGTTGGAGCGCTTCTTTCAAAATTCAAGCCGGAAGAAGCCCTCCAGATTGGAATTGGTATGATTCCACGCATGGAGGTTGGTCTGATCATGGCCAACATAGGTTTGGTGGAGGGGGTTCTCGATAGAGCAGCCTTTTCAATGGCAATAGCAATGGTAATGGCAACGACTCTCGTGACGCCGCCCCTACTCAAGTGGGCCTTTACGAGGGACTAGATAGCCAACCGAATGCTCTTCATCCTCCAGTCAGCGCCGGTTGTTCAAAGAGAGTGTAGTGGTTCTAAGAGAGCGCAGCGCATCATCGCGTGCACACTTTAGGGCATAGATTTATAAAATCCCTGCCGGAGGAAAGGCTATGAGTGAGTTCACGGCGATACTGAGTTCGGCCCTCTTCATGCTCATAATGATAGACCCAAGCGATAAGATCCTCCTGGTTAGCCTGCTGCGTGAAGACTTCCACATAGAGGATATAAGGGCGCTCATCGTGAGGGCAAACCTCATAGGGTTTCTTCTCCTCTTCCTATTCGCGGTTTCCGGCCAGATAATCCTCCAGGAGATTTTCCACATAGACCTCAATGCCCTCCGTGTTGCGGGTGGATTTGTCCTCTTCAAGATAGGTCTTGAGGCCCTCGAAAGCGGCGGCATGATAACCCTCAAGAAGGAGAAAAACATCCTTGCTCTGGCTGCCGTACCGGTG of the Thermococcus onnurineus NA1 genome contains:
- a CDS encoding cation:proton antiporter, encoding MDVFLELAVILITAKLAGYISSRLGLPAALGQIVGGILLGPSLLNFVTYDEGIRLIADLGVVMLLFLAGLETDIEEFKRVGLPAFLIAVLGVAIPFLLGYAIAFKWGYPQMQALFLGGVMTATSVSLTVNVLMELKKLRTRVGTTILAAAVVDDVLGIIILTILVAINTKGTVYAKDIEIILMEIAAFFVLSYLFGKRAIKKLLNTSHRINLPETVTTVALVVMLFFAYLAEYFQIAAITGAYLAGILVAGSGDARKITDKIITIGYAFFIPIFLVGVGAETNAKVIFTAGTFAFVYSLLAVIGKVLGCGVGALLSKFKPEEALQIGIGMIPRMEVGLIMANIGLVEGVLDRAAFSMAIAMVMATTLVTPPLLKWAFTRD
- a CDS encoding MarC family protein, with the protein product MSEFTAILSSALFMLIMIDPSDKILLVSLLREDFHIEDIRALIVRANLIGFLLLFLFAVSGQIILQEIFHIDLNALRVAGGFVLFKIGLEALESGGMITLKKEKNILALAAVPVATPLIAGPAAITTAITLTAEKGIYHATAAIFLAILLTALVMFLTLYVIKNISKTTLGVFIRIIGMFTMAIGAQMMVQGVVGIYLLMTSVSP